In one window of Photobacterium leiognathi DNA:
- the thiP gene encoding thiamine/thiamine pyrophosphate ABC transporter permease ThiP: MISAGLIIFVVVSALYALISEAGDWQLATLWHDPYLRHVTGFSFYQAFLSTLLSIIPAIPIAYALSRRQFIGKALLLRLFAMTLVMPVLVAVFGLLSIYGKSGIISDSLGTLGLPPLNIYGLSGILLAHVFLNLPLTVRFLLQSLDGIPAEQHQLAAHLGITGWSKFRLIAWPRLRQQLPHIADLVFMLCFTSFAVIMSLGGGPKSTTIELAIYQALRYDFDLATGAILALWQMLLCCSLVLITQRFAKPLSTLNGSINKMVVNYHDHWRAKCWDTFWIIVALLFVVPPIFAVVVSGINRQLLSILEQEQLWSAIYNSLHIALFSCVLAFCAGVMILITSRSLRLARRKLAADGIEMIGTVILVTPGLVLSTGIFLLLRHYTDAYSAAFWVVVCVNALMALPYVIKTLSQPMLHLAQQYNPLCRSLGMTHLSRLRLVEWRALRAPIAQALAISFVLSLGDLGAIALFGSQDFQTLPLYLFELMGSYRMDAAAVAALILLLLSLGLFSVVEFLVVTRHRQGVHHAKH, encoded by the coding sequence ATGATCAGTGCCGGGCTGATCATTTTCGTTGTCGTTTCTGCGCTGTATGCCTTAATCAGTGAAGCTGGCGACTGGCAACTTGCAACCTTATGGCATGATCCCTACCTGCGTCATGTAACGGGTTTTAGCTTCTATCAAGCGTTCCTCTCAACGCTACTTAGTATTATTCCAGCGATCCCCATCGCCTATGCTCTTTCTCGTCGTCAATTTATCGGCAAAGCCCTACTCCTTCGCCTCTTTGCGATGACATTGGTCATGCCCGTCTTAGTGGCCGTTTTTGGTTTGCTATCTATTTATGGCAAAAGCGGCATCATCAGCGACAGTTTGGGAACACTTGGCTTACCACCATTAAATATTTATGGCTTAAGTGGGATCTTACTGGCACATGTATTTTTAAACCTGCCGCTTACAGTACGCTTTTTACTGCAAAGCCTCGATGGTATTCCTGCTGAACAACATCAACTTGCTGCTCATTTAGGGATCACAGGATGGAGTAAGTTTCGCTTAATTGCATGGCCTCGACTACGCCAACAGCTACCGCACATTGCCGACTTAGTCTTCATGCTGTGCTTTACCAGTTTTGCGGTGATCATGTCATTAGGTGGCGGTCCTAAATCCACCACGATTGAACTTGCGATTTATCAAGCGCTTCGTTATGACTTTGATTTAGCAACTGGTGCTATTTTGGCGCTATGGCAAATGCTGCTGTGTTGTTCGTTAGTATTGATCACTCAACGCTTTGCTAAACCCCTCTCAACCCTAAATGGCTCGATCAATAAAATGGTGGTGAACTATCACGATCACTGGCGTGCTAAATGTTGGGATACCTTTTGGATCATCGTAGCATTACTGTTTGTCGTACCACCAATTTTCGCTGTGGTCGTTTCGGGTATTAACCGCCAATTGCTTAGTATCTTAGAGCAAGAGCAACTCTGGTCAGCGATTTATAATTCACTGCATATCGCCCTGTTTTCTTGTGTTCTCGCTTTCTGTGCTGGGGTGATGATTTTGATCACCAGTCGCAGTTTACGTTTAGCCCGTCGCAAGCTTGCCGCCGATGGTATCGAGATGATAGGTACCGTGATTTTAGTGACGCCGGGGCTGGTACTCAGTACCGGGATCTTCTTATTATTACGCCACTACACCGATGCTTATAGTGCTGCATTTTGGGTCGTAGTCTGTGTTAATGCCCTAATGGCGCTGCCGTATGTGATCAAAACATTAAGCCAACCAATGCTACATCTAGCGCAACAATATAATCCGTTATGTCGCAGTTTAGGTATGACACATCTATCACGATTACGCTTAGTTGAATGGCGTGCATTGCGTGCTCCTATCGCTCAGGCTTTAGCGATAAGCTTTGTGTTATCACTGGGGGATTTAGGTGCGATTGCATTATTTGGCAGCCAAGATTTTCAAACCTTGCCATTGTATTTATTTGAATTAATGGGCAGTTATCGAATGGATGCAGCAGCAGTTGCAGCACTCATTCTACTATTACTCAGCTTAGGTTTATTTAGTGTTGTCGAGTTTTTGGTTGTGACTCGCCATCGCCAAGGAGTTCATCATGCTAAACATTAA